The Crassaminicella indica genomic interval AAAAGATATTCTATACAAAACTTTAGAGATGGAGAAACGGTATTAGAGGGAAAAAATCAACTGCATCCATATGATGCAGAAACATTAGAAGAAATTAAAGAAAAAATCGAAGGGCATTTCCAAATTTTCAAGGTTAGAAAGTAAAAATATTGATGTATATAATATAAATTTTATAGATAAACAACTTCACTCACTACATTCAAACAATGAAGGTTCTTAACGTATTTTTTATGAAATTTCAGTAAGTTTTTTTACAAAAGTTATCGAAGTCATTCACTTATCTTTATATATTTCTTTTTTATGTTGATGTTGTTTATCTATAATAAAATATTGAAGCTTAAAATATGTTAATAATTGGAATGTGCTTATGATATAACTAATTGTATTATTTATCAATACCTTCTCGACTTAAAACACCTTGTGTATAGTAGTGTTTGATTTCTCTCATTTCTGTTACTAAATCAGCTTTTTTTATAATCTCCTCAGGACAATATCTTCCCGTAATCACTAATTCTGTAGGATCAGGCTTATATTCCAATAGAGATAATACATCTTGAGTAGAAAGGAGTTTGAAAAATACAGCAATAGTAATTTCATCTAAAATCACTACATCATATTTTTTGCTTTTCAAAATATCTTTTACCTTTTTTAAACCTTCCTGTGCAGCTAGTATATCTTCTTTAGCTGGTTCTTTTGTAATAAAGCAGCCGTGTCCATAGAGAGCTACATCAACATTTTCTAGTTTTTTTAATATTTTTAATTCATTATACTCCATAGACTTTACAAATTGAGCAACAAAAACCTTTTTTCCTGCACCTAATGCCCTTATTGTTAAACCTAATGCTGCTGTGGTTTTTCCTTTTCCATTTCCAGTATAGACATGAATATATCCTTTATTCATAAAACTCACCTCTTTCAATAATTCAAACAGTATTGAGGATGATATCTTTTAGGTCAACTAAATTTTATTTTTTATCATCTATTCTTTTGATAAATATATAATTAAAAAACAAGGCTGGAAATATTAAATACTTTAACCCTTCTACGCTCAAAATACCCCTCAACTCCTATTAATACTTACTTATAAAAGTAACATAAAAACATTTTGTTTTCAATAAATTTCCAATAATAATACTGCTTTACAAGAAATCATAAATTGATTGGATATAAATAACAAAATCAGACACCTGAATCTTAGGAATAATTTGGCTAATTAAACAAATGATTTTTCAATTCACTAAAAC includes:
- the cobO gene encoding cob(I)yrinic acid a,c-diamide adenosyltransferase gives rise to the protein MNKGYIHVYTGNGKGKTTAALGLTIRALGAGKKVFVAQFVKSMEYNELKILKKLENVDVALYGHGCFITKEPAKEDILAAQEGLKKVKDILKSKKYDVVILDEITIAVFFKLLSTQDVLSLLEYKPDPTELVITGRYCPEEIIKKADLVTEMREIKHYYTQGVLSREGIDK